One Pseudodesulfovibrio cashew DNA window includes the following coding sequences:
- a CDS encoding acetate--CoA ligase family protein, whose protein sequence is MQAATRIDFPALTENLASAHREGRNFLYEYEVYDFLANLGSETPPRCHLVERGEHVADEKILSLPGDKAVLKIVSPALPHKTEVGGVRIVDKEPNKVRSAIRRMLYEVPENAAMWIERNKDVAHEAYLGLSGDELVQAIADDIRGVLQVQFMPPDSEAFGNELIVGLRNTREFGTIISAGLGGTDTELYARRFRKGQAIVAASVEMIDGGGFFELFKRTISYRKLAGLTRGQRRIVTDEQIVECFSAFIEVGRHFSSGNPDAPFVIEELEINPFAFTDYLMIPLDGLCRFSLPGDAPSSRPVHKIRSIVAPETIGVVGVSSSRMNFGRLILKNVLDAGFAREKVFVIKPDADEVDGVRCVPDLHSLPEPLDLFVVAVPAPHVPAIVDEVLDTGRAEAVLLIPGGMGETEESRERAAELTERMRKAHETGGGPVFLGGNSMGVVSHPGRYDTWFIPENKFPKSHGKPYKRAALISQSGAFMLTRLAQCPEIEPAYMLSMGNQNDLTLGDMARYFKDADDVDVIAVYAEGFKDLDGLAFCRAVREAVLAGKDVIFYKAGRTPEGKVATAGHTASLAGDYMVCESCVREAGAIVARSFTEFQNLVLLAQRLHGKTIAGNRLAALSAAGFEAVGMADSIESDDFAMRLAPLRRETRDRLAALFERKRLSGLVTPRNPLDVTPAADDETHAEAARALCQDPGVDAVVLGLVPMSPSLDAVADTCGASERVETIVPLLAALAAESDTPLVCVVDAGRLYEGLIRRLMEADIPVFRSSDRGVAALSQYIEGRLHAARLRDES, encoded by the coding sequence ATGCAAGCCGCAACCCGAATCGACTTTCCCGCCCTGACCGAAAACCTGGCCTCGGCCCACCGTGAGGGCCGGAACTTTCTCTATGAATATGAAGTATACGACTTCCTGGCCAACCTCGGCTCGGAGACTCCACCCCGCTGCCATCTGGTGGAACGCGGCGAACACGTGGCGGACGAGAAGATCCTTTCCCTGCCCGGTGACAAGGCGGTACTCAAGATCGTTTCTCCCGCCCTGCCGCACAAGACCGAGGTAGGCGGCGTGCGCATCGTGGACAAGGAGCCCAACAAGGTCCGCTCCGCCATCAGGCGCATGCTCTACGAGGTGCCGGAGAACGCGGCCATGTGGATCGAGCGGAACAAGGACGTGGCCCACGAAGCCTATCTCGGGCTCTCGGGGGACGAACTGGTGCAGGCCATCGCCGATGACATCCGGGGCGTGCTTCAGGTCCAGTTCATGCCGCCCGACTCAGAGGCCTTCGGCAACGAGCTGATCGTGGGCCTGCGCAACACCCGCGAGTTCGGCACGATTATCAGCGCCGGGCTCGGCGGCACCGACACCGAGCTGTACGCCAGGCGATTCCGCAAGGGACAGGCCATCGTGGCCGCCTCGGTGGAGATGATCGACGGCGGCGGATTCTTCGAGCTGTTCAAGCGGACCATCTCCTACCGCAAGCTGGCGGGACTGACGCGCGGCCAGCGGCGCATCGTCACGGACGAACAGATCGTGGAGTGTTTCAGCGCCTTCATCGAGGTGGGACGACATTTTTCGTCCGGCAACCCCGACGCGCCCTTTGTCATTGAAGAGTTGGAAATCAACCCGTTTGCCTTCACCGACTACCTGATGATCCCCCTGGATGGGCTCTGCCGCTTCTCCCTGCCCGGCGATGCCCCGTCATCCAGGCCTGTACACAAGATACGTTCCATCGTCGCGCCGGAGACCATCGGCGTGGTTGGCGTGTCATCCAGCCGGATGAACTTTGGGCGGCTCATCCTCAAGAACGTCCTCGACGCGGGTTTTGCGCGGGAAAAAGTGTTCGTGATCAAGCCGGACGCGGACGAGGTGGACGGCGTGCGCTGTGTACCGGACCTGCACTCCCTGCCGGAACCGCTGGACCTGTTCGTGGTGGCAGTGCCAGCGCCTCACGTCCCGGCCATCGTGGACGAGGTGCTGGATACGGGCCGGGCCGAGGCCGTGCTCCTCATTCCGGGCGGCATGGGCGAGACCGAGGAAAGCCGCGAGCGGGCCGCCGAGTTAACCGAGCGGATGCGCAAGGCGCATGAAACCGGCGGCGGACCAGTCTTCCTGGGCGGCAACAGCATGGGCGTAGTCTCGCATCCTGGCCGGTACGACACCTGGTTCATCCCCGAGAACAAGTTTCCCAAATCCCACGGCAAGCCCTACAAACGGGCCGCGCTCATCTCCCAGTCTGGGGCGTTCATGCTCACCAGACTGGCCCAGTGCCCGGAGATCGAGCCCGCCTACATGCTCTCCATGGGCAACCAGAACGATCTGACCCTGGGCGACATGGCCCGCTACTTCAAGGACGCGGACGACGTGGACGTCATCGCTGTCTATGCCGAAGGATTCAAGGACCTGGACGGGCTGGCTTTCTGCCGGGCGGTGCGCGAAGCCGTGCTGGCAGGCAAGGACGTAATCTTCTACAAAGCGGGCCGGACCCCGGAGGGCAAAGTTGCCACGGCCGGGCATACGGCCTCCCTGGCCGGGGATTACATGGTCTGTGAGTCCTGCGTGCGCGAAGCCGGGGCCATCGTGGCCCGGAGCTTTACTGAATTTCAAAACCTGGTCCTGCTGGCCCAGCGGCTGCATGGCAAGACAATCGCAGGCAACCGGCTGGCGGCTCTTTCGGCCGCAGGCTTCGAGGCCGTAGGCATGGCCGACTCCATCGAATCGGACGATTTCGCCATGCGCCTGGCCCCGTTGCGGCGCGAGACCCGCGACCGCCTGGCCGCGCTGTTCGAGCGAAAACGCCTGTCAGGACTGGTCACCCCCCGCAACCCCCTGGACGTCACCCCGGCGGCGGACGACGAGACTCACGCCGAAGCGGCCCGGGCCCTTTGCCAGGACCCCGGCGTGGACGCGGTTGTGCTGGGGCTGGTACCCATGTCCCCCTCCCTGGACGCGGTGGCGGATACCTGCGGTGCCTCGGAGCGGGTCGAGACCATCGTCCCCCTGCTCGCGGCCCTGGCGGCAGAAAGCGACACGCCGCTGGTCTGCGTGGTGGACGCCGGCAGGCTCTACGAGGGGCTGATCCGGCGGCTCATGGAGGCGGACATTCCGGTCTTCCGCTCGTCCGACCGGGGCGTGGCAGCCCTGAGCCAGTACATCGAGGGCAGGCTCCATGCCGCCCGACTGCGTGATGAGAGCTAA